One genomic window of Trichlorobacter lovleyi includes the following:
- a CDS encoding tetratricopeptide repeat protein, translated as MLRYLFCCVGLCLLTACGSVRPADSPDDDAASSYLHSGLGAYAQARLFWNEGNAEQALILTRQAQTADPDTPYPILLEAEIMLKSGRVQDSLAAVDRAIKVAPDYRPSYLLGGSIMSTMGKTKEAASYLRNAVRLEPGKEDAVLHLVTALMQLFEYEESVTVLKSLIKAKPESAVGNYYLAKVYSQMKLYRESIGYYQKALELRPEFIQATIDMAISYEALGEYDKAIAAYKDALEDAENRAPLIQHLIQLFIQNRRYEEALTYLKKLDQMGLATAETNRKIGLIYLELEQYDNAIKVFSQMLEADPDAYQIRLYLGSAFEEKNELERAVAEFHKIPADAPVYTEAVGHLAFIYKELGRGDEAVKLLEQTIATNQDKLDLYLSLATLHDSLQHPAEGLKLLLGVETRFSGDPKFQFRMGILYDKLGKRAESIERMKKVVELNPKDAQAHNFLGYTYAEMGINLEEALAHVKRALEIRPDDGFFIDSLGWVYYQMKRYDDAVRYLEKSVELVTDDPTILEHLGDAHLARKEPKHALKYYKKARALDPRKKGLDEKIRRILRGELEEK; from the coding sequence ATGTTACGATATCTGTTTTGTTGTGTTGGTCTCTGTCTGCTTACAGCCTGCGGTTCTGTACGTCCTGCCGATTCTCCGGATGACGATGCAGCCTCTTCTTATCTCCACAGCGGGTTGGGTGCCTACGCTCAGGCCCGTCTTTTCTGGAATGAAGGAAACGCTGAACAGGCCCTGATACTGACGCGTCAGGCCCAGACTGCCGATCCTGATACGCCCTATCCGATTCTGCTGGAAGCTGAAATTATGCTGAAATCAGGCCGTGTGCAAGACTCTCTGGCGGCTGTTGATCGTGCCATTAAGGTGGCGCCGGATTATCGCCCTTCCTATCTGCTGGGTGGCAGTATCATGTCGACAATGGGTAAGACCAAGGAGGCTGCATCCTACCTGCGGAATGCGGTCAGACTTGAGCCGGGCAAGGAAGATGCCGTATTGCATCTGGTAACGGCCCTGATGCAGCTTTTTGAGTATGAAGAGTCGGTTACGGTGCTGAAGTCCTTGATCAAGGCCAAGCCGGAATCGGCTGTAGGAAATTACTACCTGGCAAAAGTTTACAGCCAGATGAAGTTGTACCGGGAATCGATCGGCTACTATCAGAAAGCGCTTGAGCTGCGGCCGGAATTTATTCAGGCAACAATTGATATGGCTATTTCGTATGAGGCACTCGGAGAGTACGACAAGGCGATTGCCGCTTACAAAGATGCCCTGGAGGATGCGGAAAACCGGGCTCCCCTGATCCAGCACCTGATACAGCTGTTTATACAGAACCGGCGGTATGAGGAGGCCTTGACTTATCTTAAAAAGCTGGACCAGATGGGGCTGGCAACAGCCGAGACCAATCGAAAAATCGGTTTGATCTATCTGGAGCTTGAGCAGTACGACAATGCAATCAAGGTGTTTTCCCAGATGCTGGAGGCGGACCCGGATGCTTACCAGATACGGCTCTATCTGGGCAGTGCCTTTGAAGAAAAAAACGAGCTTGAGCGCGCTGTTGCAGAGTTCCATAAAATTCCGGCCGATGCACCGGTCTATACTGAAGCAGTTGGGCATCTGGCGTTTATCTACAAGGAACTGGGCAGGGGGGATGAGGCTGTCAAGCTGTTGGAGCAAACGATTGCAACCAACCAGGATAAGCTTGATCTGTATCTCTCTCTGGCAACACTCCATGATTCCCTGCAGCATCCTGCAGAAGGGTTGAAACTGCTGCTGGGCGTTGAGACGCGCTTTTCCGGTGACCCCAAATTCCAGTTTAGAATGGGAATATTATACGACAAGCTTGGCAAGCGTGCGGAGTCCATCGAGCGGATGAAGAAGGTTGTCGAGTTGAATCCCAAGGATGCCCAGGCCCACAACTTTCTTGGCTACACCTACGCCGAGATGGGAATCAACCTTGAAGAAGCGCTGGCCCATGTCAAGCGGGCCCTGGAAATCAGACCTGATGACGGCTTCTTCATTGACAGTCTGGGGTGGGTCTATTACCAGATGAAGCGCTACGATGACGCTGTCCGGTATTTGGAAAAATCGGTTGAGCTGGTGACTGATGACCCGACCATTCTTGAGCATCTGGGGGATGCCCACCTTGCCCGCAAGGAGCCGAAGCATGCCCTTAAATATTACAAAAAGGCCCGGGCCCTGGACCCTCGTAAAAAAGGGCTGGATGAAAAAATCAGACGGATTCTGCGCGGAGAACTGGAAGAAAAATGA